From Euwallacea similis isolate ESF13 chromosome 14, ESF131.1, whole genome shotgun sequence, one genomic window encodes:
- the LOC136413386 gene encoding probable nuclear transport factor 2 isoform X1: protein MSLNLQYEAIGKGFVQQYYAMFDDPAQRRNLANMYNAELSFMTFEGTQLQGASKIMEKLNSLTFQKINRIITAVDSQPMFDGGVLINVLGRLQADEDPPHAFSQVFVLKPLGNSFFVQHDIFRLGIHDSA, encoded by the exons ATGTCCCTAAATTTGCAATACGAAGCGATAGGTAAAGGGTTCGTACAACAATATTATGCAATGTTCGACGATCCGGCTCAACGACGAAATTTGGCTAATATGTATAAT GCTGAATTATCTTTTATGACTTTCGAAGGGACACAGTTACAAGGAGCCtcaaaaattatggaaaaattaaat agtttaactttccaaaaaataaataggatAATAACAGCAGTAGACTCTCAACCCATGTTTGATGGAggagttttaattaatgttttaggGAGATTACAG gCAGATGAAGACCCTCCTCACGCTTTTTCTCAAGTTTTCGTTCTCAAACCATtaggaaattcatttttcgTGCAACACGACATTTTCAGATTGGGAATACATGATTCAGCCTAA
- the LOC136413386 gene encoding probable nuclear transport factor 2 isoform X2: MSLNLQYEAIGKGFVQQYYAMFDDPAQRRNLANMYNAELSFMTFEGTQLQGASKIMEKLNSLTFQKINRIITAVDSQPMFDGGVLINVLGRLQTDEDLPHAYVQTFVLKPIEGSFFVQHDIFRLVLHDTI, from the exons ATGTCCCTAAATTTGCAATACGAAGCGATAGGTAAAGGGTTCGTACAACAATATTATGCAATGTTCGACGATCCGGCTCAACGACGAAATTTGGCTAATATGTATAAT GCTGAATTATCTTTTATGACTTTCGAAGGGACACAGTTACAAGGAGCCtcaaaaattatggaaaaattaaat agtttaactttccaaaaaataaataggatAATAACAGCAGTAGACTCTCAACCCATGTTTGATGGAggagttttaattaatgttttaggGAGATTACAG ACTGATGAAGACTTACCCCATGCATATGTTCAAACATTTGTGTTAAAACCAATAGAAGGAAGTTTCTTTGTCCAACACGATATTTTCCGATTGGTGCTACATGATACAATTTAG